In Helianthus annuus cultivar XRQ/B chromosome 3, HanXRQr2.0-SUNRISE, whole genome shotgun sequence, a single window of DNA contains:
- the LOC110929692 gene encoding putative germin-like protein 2-1 has product MAKEMCHLITLLAFSFCCLTFAFDPKPLQDFCVADPNSSVFINGMACKNPMQIQANDFYFRGLHLRGNTSNPFGFMVQPVTVAQLPGLNTLGISMVRIDYAPWGINPPHTHPRATEIITVLEGTLQVGFITSYPEYRLITKVLYKGDVFVFPVGLVHFQQNVGNKSAVAIGALSSQNPGAIFVGNAVFGSNPTISSDILAKAFQVDKKVVDLLKAKF; this is encoded by the exons ATGGCGAAAGAGATGTGCCACTTGATCACTTTATTAGCTTTTTCTTTCTGCTGTTTGACTTTTGCCTTTGATCCCAAACCCCTTCAAGATTTCTGTGTAGCCGATCCGAATAGCTCAG TTTTTATAAATGGCATGGCCTGCAAGAATCCTATGCAAATTCAAGCCAATGACTTTTACTTCAGGGGTCTGCATCTTAGGGGCAACACATCAAACCCTTTTGGATTTATGGTGCAGCCTGTGACTGTAGCTCAGTTACCTGGGCTCAACACTTTAGGCATCTCAATGGTCCGGATTGACTATGCACCTTGGGGAATCAACCCACCTCACACGCACCCACGAGCCACCGAGATCATTACCGTTTTAGAAGGCACACTTCAGGTTGGATTTATTACCTCGTATCCAGAATACAGGCTTATCACCAAGGTACTATATAAGGGTGATGTGTTTGTGTTCCCAGTAGGACTTGTTCACTTCCAACAGAATGTTGGAAACAAAAGTGCCGTTGCTATTGGTGCATTAAGTAGTCAAAACCCTGGTGCTATATTCGTTGGAAATGCTGTTTTTGGATCAAACCCAACAATTTCGAGTGACATTCTAGCTAAGGCGTTCCAAGTGGATAAGAAAGTGGTGGATCTGCTCAAGGCAAAGTTCTAA